DNA sequence from the Acidobacteriota bacterium genome:
ATAGCATGACGCGGGGAGAAACCATGGCCGTCCTCGCCGATCCCTCCGAAGAACATCTCGTAGTGGGTCTCATGTCGGGAACCTCCGCCGACGGGATCGACTCGGCCCTCGTCCGCATCCAAGGGGCGGGCGCCGACGCCTCCCTCACCCTGGTGGCCCACGACACGCTCGCCTTCTCCTCCGCGGTGCGCTCCCTGATCCAGGCCTGCCAGGGAGCCCGAGGAGGAGGACTCAAAGAGACCGTCCTTCTGGACTTTTACCTGGGAGAGCTCTTCGCCCACGCCGCGCTCCACATCATCAAGAAGGCGGGTGTGTCCCCGCCAGAGGTGCTCGCGGTGGGATGCCACGGGCAGACCCTCTACCACCATCCTCAATCCGAACGCCTGCCCGGATTCGCCGTTCGAGGCACCCTCCAGGTGGGGAACCCGTCGGTTGTGTCCGAGCGCACCGGCCTCACCGTGGTCTCCCATTTCCGGTGCCGCGACATGGCGGCGGGCGGGCAGGGCGCTCCCCTCGTACCCCTGCTCGACTACCTCCTCTACCACCACACCTCGCGGGGCCGGATCGCCCTGAACATCGGCGGGATCGCGAACCTGACCGCCATTCCGGCGAACGCGGGACCGGAGAAGATGCTGGCTTACGATGCCGGCCCGGGAAACTGCCTCATGGACCTGGCCGTGCGGAGGGCAACTCGGGGGCGGTCCTCCTGCGACGTGGGCGGGGCCTGGGCTGCCGCCGGGCGAGTGCGGTCCGACCTCCTGGACCGCCTCCTGGCGCATCCTTTCCTCAAAGCTCCTCCGCCCAAGTCGGCCGACAAGGACACCTTCGGGAGCGCCTTTCTGGACGAGGCCTTGAAGTCCCATCCCGGCATCACTCCCGAGGATCTCCTGGCGACTCTGGCGGCCTTCACCGTCCGGGCCATCGCCACGTCCATGATGGAGTTTGTTTTTCAGAAGGAGCGCTACGAAGAGATGATCGTCTCCGGCGGCGGCGCCAAGAACCCCGTTCTCATGAAAGGCTTGGAGGACGCCCTCCCCCGAATCATGGTGAGCCGCGCCGACGACTACGTGATCCCGGGCTCCGCCAAGGAGGCCGTTCTCATGGCCTATCTGGCCCGGGAGACCCTTCTGGGCCGTCCCGGGAACGTCCCGTCCGCCACGGGCGCCTCCCGGCCCGCGGTCCTCGGCACCATCACCCCCGGCGGCGCCTTCTTCTCGGGGAAATGACGCCCTCACCGGCCCCGCCCCCGGCTTGTACCGTTTGCGCCGTGAAACCCGTCCGGCGGCTTCGGGCTTCGCTCCTCCGCGCGGGGCGCGTCGCGGCCCTCCTCCTGCTCTCCTTGCTGTCCGGCGCCCTGGCCTGCGGCCCCCCGCCCCGCAAGGCGGACCTCATCGTTGCCGTGGAGCAGGAGCCGGCGAGCCTCGATCCGCGGGTCGGCTCGGACGTGGCGGCGGACAGGGCCTTCCGTCTCCTCTACCGCGGGCTCTTCGCCGTGGGGCCCGATTTCTCCCCCCAGACAGACCTGGCCGAAACCTGGACCTTCGAGGACCCCCAACGACTGCGCGTCGTCTTGCGGGCGGGGGTCCGGTTTTCGGATGGACGGCCTCTCCGGGCGCGCGACGCGGCCTTCACGATCCGGAGCATCCTCAGGGATGATCCGCCCTCGTTCCGGAAGGGAGACCTGGACTGCATCGAAGCGGTGGAAGCGGTGGACGACCTCACCCTCGTCTTCCGGCTCAAGGAACCCCGCGCGGCGCTCCTTTCCGCGTTGAACGTGGGGATCCTGCCCGAGGGAACGGAGGCGGGTGCCTTTGTCCCGGTGGGATGCGGGCCTTACCGGCTCCGCTCCTGGACCCGAGGCCAGTGGCTCCTCTTCGAGGCCAACCCCTTTGCCTCGCCCGCGCCCTCCTCCGCCACCCTGGCTTTCAAGGTCGTGCCGGATCCCGTGGTTCGCGCCTTGGAGCTGCGGCGCGGGACCGTGGATCTCGTGGTCAACGACCTCCCTCCCGACGCCCTGGCCCGCTTCGCGGACCTGGGGTACCGCGTCTGGAGAGCCCCGGGTGCGAACTTCGCTTACGTCGGGTTCAACTGCTCCCGGCCGCCCCTGAACCGCGCGGAGGTCCGGCGGGCCCTCTCCCTTTCTCTGGACCGCGCAGCCATCATCCGCCACGTCCTGAGGGGATACGCGAGGGAGGCGGCGGGCCTTCTTCCGCCGGAACACTGGGCGAGCGTGCCCCTCCCCCCGCCAGGACGGGATCTTGCCGCCGCCGATGCGCTCCTCGATGAGTCAGGCCTCCCTCGGGGACGCGACGGCGTCCGCTTCCGGATCACCTACAAGACCTCCGACAACAAGATCTCCCGCCAGATCGCCTCGGTGGTGGCCGAGAACCTGCGCGAAGTGGGCGTGGACTGCCGAACCCAGTGGCTGGAGTGGGGAACCTTTTACGGGGACGTGAAGCGAGGCGACTTCGACGCCTTCGGTCTGACCTGGGTGGGCGTGACGGATCCGGACGGGCTGCGCCTCCGGTACGCCTCCTGGGCCGTACCCCCGCTGGGCTTCAATCGTGGGCGGTACGCCAATGCGGAGCTCGATGGGCTCCTCGCCGCCGGATCGAGGGAGATGAACCCGGACCTCCGGCGTCCGCTGTACGTGAGGGCCCAGGAGATTTTGGCTCGGGAGGTGCCTGCCGCCCCCCTCTGGCACGCGGACGCGGTATGCGTGGCGCTCCGGGACGTGGAGGGGGTGGTCCTTCCCCCGGACGGCAACTTCTCGTTCCTCTCCGGGGTGCGCCGCCGAGTGCCGGCGCAGGAGCGCTCGGGCTCCTCTCGCCTTCCGTAGAAAAACAAGGAGCCGCCCGAAGGCGGCTCCGGGTGGCTCCTCGATGAAGCCCCTCGTTCAACCCTTGGCCTTAAGCTCCTGGATGGCCTGGGTCAGGAGGGGGACCACCTCGAAGAGGTCGCCCACGATCCCGTACGTGGCGACCTTGAAGATGGGCGCCTCCGGGTCCTTGTTCACGGCCACGATGACCTTGGAGCTGGACATGCCGGCGAGGTGCTGGATCGCCCCCGAGATGCCGAAGGCGAAGTAGAGGGCGGGGCTCACGACCTTTCCCGTCTGGCCTACCTGATGGGAGTGGCCGATCCAGCCCGAATCCACGGCGGCGCGGCTGGCGCCCACGGCACCCCCGAGCACCTTGGCGAGGTCTTCCAGGATCCGAAAATGCTCCGGGCCCTTCATGCCGCGGCCGCCCGAGACGATGATGTTGGCTTCGGCCACGTCGAGGAGGCCGCCCTCGGCCGTGAGGATTTCCTTCACGACGGCCTTCACGTCGGCCGGGGAGGCGCCGTGCTCGAGGGGAACCACCTGCCCCGCGCCGGCCTTCTCGACCGCCGGGAACACGTTGGGGCGGAGGCTCACCGCGAACGGCTTCCCGCCCTTGGGGGCCACCGTCGAAAAGGCCTTGCCCGAATAGATGGGCCGGGTGAACACGGGGACCGAACCGTCCAGGGCGAAGGCGGTGACGTCCGAGAGAAGCCCGATGTCCAAGCGGGCCGCAACCCGGGGCGCCAGATCCTTGCCCATGGCCGTGGCCGAGAAAAGGAGAACGTCGGCGCCGAAAACCTGGGCGGCCTTGCCCACGCCGAGGCCGTACACATCGGCGCAGTACTTCTCGAAGATGGCGTCGTCGCCAACGTAGATGGTGTCGGCGCCGAACCGGGCGAGTCCGGGGGCTTCGGCCCCGATCCCGAGCCCCAGAACCACGGCCGCCACGCTGCCCGAAGTGGCGTCGGCAATCTGCCGGCCCGCCGACAGGGCTTCGAGGGAGGCCTTCTTGATCTTTCCGCCGCGCTGTTCCGCGAAAACGAGAACCTTCATCGCACACCTCCCCTCGTCAGATGGCCCTGGCTTCCTCGCGGAGGAGCCGTACGAGTTCCTTCACCTGGTCCGGAAGCTCCCCGGACAGGACCTTTCCGGCGGGCCGCGGAGGAGGCAGTTCCATCCTGCGCACCTCGAAGGCCGCACCGGCCGCCCCCACCGTCCCCGGGTCGAGCCCGAGATCGGCCGCCTTCCACGTGGCGACTTCCTTCTTCTTGGCGGCCATGATGCCCTTGAGGGAGGGGTACCGGGGTTCGTTCAACCCCTTCTGGCAGGTGATCAAGGCCGGAGTCGCGGCGACCACCACCTCGGTGCCCCCCTCGATCTCCCGCTTGCAGACCAGCTCCTGGCCGTTCACCTCGAGACCCGTGACGACGGTGACGGCGGGGATGCCCAGGAATTGGGCCGCCAGGGACCCCACCTGCTGGTTGTCGTCGCCCACTCCGTGCTTGCCGGCCAGGATGAGGTCGAAGGGGAGCTTCCGCGCGGCGGCCGCGAGGATCCGGGCCGTCCCCGCGGCGTCGCCGCCCTCGAAGGCGGCGTCGGCGCAGAGGACCGCCTTGTCGGCACCCATGGCCAGGGCCGTCCGGAGGGTCTTCACGGACTCTTCGTTGCCCACGGTGACGGCGGTCACCTCGCCCCCCAGCTTCTCCTTCAGCTTGAGGGCCTCTTCCACCGCGTACTCGTCGTACGGGCTCATGACCCAGTTCGCTTCGCTGAGGTCGAGGCGGAGGCCGTCGGGAGCCACCTTCACCCGCGTCTCCGTATCCGGAACGTGCTTGACAAAGACCAGAATGTTCATCGGCACCTCCTCATCCGGGATCGGCCTGGGTCAAAAGGGAACGCGCCGTCCGCCTGCTAGTGAACACTCGCTTGCACGTTCCCGACGTGGACAAGATAACCCGAACCCCGGACGGATGCAAGAGACAATGCCCTTTGATTCTACAAAGCGCGATGCATGGCTCCGGGTCAAACCGGCGCGTGTGTGACCGGCCGGTTACTGAAGCGGTCCCGGCGGCTCACGCCCCCTCGACCCGCGACAGGATCAGGCAGGCGTTCGTCCCGCCGAAGCCGAAGGAGTTGGAGAGCCCGTACCGGATCGGCATGGGCCTCGCCTCGTTCGGCACGAAGTCCAGATCGCATTCGGGGTCGGGCGTCTCGAGGTTGACCGTGGGCGGCGCGACCTGGTCCCGGATGGCCAGGATGGTCAGGGCCGCTTCCAGGGACCCGGCGGCGCCCAGGAGGTGGCCGGTCATGCTCTTTGTGGAGGAGACCGCCAGCTTCCGCGCGTGCTCGCCGAACACCCGCTTGAGCGCCAGGACCTCGATCCTGTCGCCGATGGGCGTGGAGGTGCCGTGGGCGTTCACGTAATCCACGTCCTCGGGCTTCAGGCCCGCGTCCCGGATGGCGTTGGCCATGACGCGGGCGGGGCCGTCCCCGTCCTCCGACGGGGCGCTGATGTGGTAGGCGTCCCCGCTGAGCCCGTACCCGACGATCTCGGCCAGGATGGGCGCGCCCCGCTTCCGGGCGAGATCCATGTCCTCGAGGATTAGAATCGCGGCCCCCTCCCCCATGACGAAACCGTCGCGGTCCGCGTCGAAGGGGCGGGAGGCCCTCTGGGGCTCCTCGTTTCGGGTCGAAAGGGCCCGCATGGAGGCGAACCCCGCCACGGAGAGCGCGGTCACGGCCGCCTCCGCGCCGCCCGCGATCATCACGTCCGCCTCGCCGCGCTGGATGTACCTCGCCGCCTCCCCGATGGCGTGGGAGGAGGTCGCGCAGGCGGTCACCGTGGAGATGTTGGGGCCCTTGGCGCCGAAGAGGATGGAGATCTGACCGCTGACCATGTTGATGATGATGCCCGGGATGAAGAAGGGGCTGATCCGCGAATGGCCCTTCTGGGTGAGGATCGTGTGCTGCTCCTCGATGGTCGCGATGCCGCCGATGCCGCTTCCCACGGAAACGCCCACCCGCTCGGCGTTTTCCGGCGTGATCGCGAGGGCGCTGGATCGAACCGCTTCCTGCGCCGCGGCCAGCGCGAACTGGATGAACCGGTCCGTCCGCCGGGCTTCCTTCTTGTCCATGTAAAGGAGAGGG
Encoded proteins:
- a CDS encoding anhydro-N-acetylmuramic acid kinase is translated as MTRGETMAVLADPSEEHLVVGLMSGTSADGIDSALVRIQGAGADASLTLVAHDTLAFSSAVRSLIQACQGARGGGLKETVLLDFYLGELFAHAALHIIKKAGVSPPEVLAVGCHGQTLYHHPQSERLPGFAVRGTLQVGNPSVVSERTGLTVVSHFRCRDMAAGGQGAPLVPLLDYLLYHHTSRGRIALNIGGIANLTAIPANAGPEKMLAYDAGPGNCLMDLAVRRATRGRSSCDVGGAWAAAGRVRSDLLDRLLAHPFLKAPPPKSADKDTFGSAFLDEALKSHPGITPEDLLATLAAFTVRAIATSMMEFVFQKERYEEMIVSGGGAKNPVLMKGLEDALPRIMVSRADDYVIPGSAKEAVLMAYLARETLLGRPGNVPSATGASRPAVLGTITPGGAFFSGK
- a CDS encoding electron transfer flavoprotein subunit alpha/FixB family protein, whose product is MKVLVFAEQRGGKIKKASLEALSAGRQIADATSGSVAAVVLGLGIGAEAPGLARFGADTIYVGDDAIFEKYCADVYGLGVGKAAQVFGADVLLFSATAMGKDLAPRVAARLDIGLLSDVTAFALDGSVPVFTRPIYSGKAFSTVAPKGGKPFAVSLRPNVFPAVEKAGAGQVVPLEHGASPADVKAVVKEILTAEGGLLDVAEANIIVSGGRGMKGPEHFRILEDLAKVLGGAVGASRAAVDSGWIGHSHQVGQTGKVVSPALYFAFGISGAIQHLAGMSSSKVIVAVNKDPEAPIFKVATYGIVGDLFEVVPLLTQAIQELKAKG
- the fabF gene encoding beta-ketoacyl-ACP synthase II; the protein is MKRRVAVTGMGVVSPLALTAEETWAKVIGGESGIGPITLFDTEGWPVRIAGEVKGFDPLLYMDKKEARRTDRFIQFALAAAQEAVRSSALAITPENAERVGVSVGSGIGGIATIEEQHTILTQKGHSRISPFFIPGIIINMVSGQISILFGAKGPNISTVTACATSSHAIGEAARYIQRGEADVMIAGGAEAAVTALSVAGFASMRALSTRNEEPQRASRPFDADRDGFVMGEGAAILILEDMDLARKRGAPILAEIVGYGLSGDAYHISAPSEDGDGPARVMANAIRDAGLKPEDVDYVNAHGTSTPIGDRIEVLALKRVFGEHARKLAVSSTKSMTGHLLGAAGSLEAALTILAIRDQVAPPTVNLETPDPECDLDFVPNEARPMPIRYGLSNSFGFGGTNACLILSRVEGA
- a CDS encoding electron transfer flavoprotein subunit beta/FixA family protein, producing the protein MNILVFVKHVPDTETRVKVAPDGLRLDLSEANWVMSPYDEYAVEEALKLKEKLGGEVTAVTVGNEESVKTLRTALAMGADKAVLCADAAFEGGDAAGTARILAAAARKLPFDLILAGKHGVGDDNQQVGSLAAQFLGIPAVTVVTGLEVNGQELVCKREIEGGTEVVVAATPALITCQKGLNEPRYPSLKGIMAAKKKEVATWKAADLGLDPGTVGAAGAAFEVRRMELPPPRPAGKVLSGELPDQVKELVRLLREEARAI
- a CDS encoding ABC transporter substrate-binding protein: MKPVRRLRASLLRAGRVAALLLLSLLSGALACGPPPRKADLIVAVEQEPASLDPRVGSDVAADRAFRLLYRGLFAVGPDFSPQTDLAETWTFEDPQRLRVVLRAGVRFSDGRPLRARDAAFTIRSILRDDPPSFRKGDLDCIEAVEAVDDLTLVFRLKEPRAALLSALNVGILPEGTEAGAFVPVGCGPYRLRSWTRGQWLLFEANPFASPAPSSATLAFKVVPDPVVRALELRRGTVDLVVNDLPPDALARFADLGYRVWRAPGANFAYVGFNCSRPPLNRAEVRRALSLSLDRAAIIRHVLRGYAREAAGLLPPEHWASVPLPPPGRDLAAADALLDESGLPRGRDGVRFRITYKTSDNKISRQIASVVAENLREVGVDCRTQWLEWGTFYGDVKRGDFDAFGLTWVGVTDPDGLRLRYASWAVPPLGFNRGRYANAELDGLLAAGSREMNPDLRRPLYVRAQEILAREVPAAPLWHADAVCVALRDVEGVVLPPDGNFSFLSGVRRRVPAQERSGSSRLP